In a genomic window of Sutcliffiella sp. FSL R7-0096:
- a CDS encoding YjcZ family sporulation protein, with product MSWCGCGYGQVAGAGYPGGYGSSFVLIVVLFILLIIVGAAWC from the coding sequence ATGAGTTGGTGTGGTTGCGGTTACGGTCAAGTAGCAGGAGCAGGATACCCAGGTGGTTACGGAAGCTCTTTCGTGTTAATCGTAGTATTGTTTATTCTTCTAATCATCGTTGGTGCTGCTTGGTGCTAA
- a CDS encoding MFS transporter: protein MQPESESIKIISLTSTSFILVLGNSMLIPVLPEIRHDLQLTQVQASLILSIFSVAGAITIPFIGFLSDRYSRKDVIIASLMLYGMGGLISGVASIVESNYAFEGIMVGRVLQGVGSAGTAPIAMAIVADLFSGKKLLKVLSLMEITNSLGKVVSPLVGAFIALIMWHYVFFAFPVACGILLVMFYKFVEKGEHPPELVNVKSYVRHLSEVLRKNRFYLFTSYSAGALCLFLLFGLLFYSSDMLENRFETHGFLNGLILSFPLLFLTIASFLTGTAISRFIHYINTVIIINFLLLAGFLLGLLFFNNLWWKILIISLISTSIGIILPCMNAIITNSVEKKARGFVTALYGSVRFVGIALGPTAFGYFMDFSVPTIFGLSSALCFIQAILCFFFLHEGQKKISVAFIFNFFSMFKFPIQRKKQRG from the coding sequence ATGCAACCAGAATCTGAGTCAATCAAGATCATCTCCCTCACATCTACCTCTTTCATTCTTGTATTAGGAAACTCCATGCTTATTCCGGTGCTACCTGAAATACGCCATGATCTCCAACTAACCCAAGTACAGGCAAGTCTCATCTTATCCATATTCTCTGTCGCTGGGGCCATCACCATCCCATTCATCGGATTCCTGTCCGATAGATATTCAAGGAAGGATGTAATCATAGCCTCGCTTATGCTTTATGGAATGGGAGGGTTAATATCTGGGGTTGCTTCCATAGTAGAATCGAATTATGCATTCGAAGGAATCATGGTGGGTCGGGTCCTTCAAGGGGTCGGATCTGCAGGAACAGCTCCAATTGCAATGGCAATCGTAGCAGATTTGTTTTCAGGAAAGAAACTGTTGAAGGTTCTAAGTCTCATGGAGATAACCAACAGCCTGGGTAAAGTCGTTTCGCCGTTGGTTGGAGCATTTATTGCCTTGATAATGTGGCATTATGTATTCTTCGCATTTCCGGTTGCATGCGGCATTTTATTAGTCATGTTCTATAAATTTGTGGAAAAAGGAGAGCACCCTCCTGAACTAGTGAATGTTAAAAGTTATGTTAGACATCTGTCAGAAGTTTTGAGGAAGAATAGATTTTATTTATTTACAAGCTACAGTGCTGGAGCCCTTTGCCTTTTTCTACTTTTTGGTCTTTTGTTCTATTCTTCTGATATGTTGGAAAACAGATTTGAAACGCATGGTTTCCTTAATGGTCTCATCTTATCTTTTCCACTCTTGTTCTTAACGATTGCTTCCTTCCTAACCGGGACCGCCATTAGCAGATTTATTCACTATATAAATACGGTAATAATCATTAATTTCCTTTTACTTGCAGGCTTCCTATTAGGGTTATTATTCTTTAACAATTTATGGTGGAAAATCCTAATAATATCCCTAATCAGCACATCTATAGGAATCATACTACCTTGTATGAATGCCATTATCACCAATTCCGTGGAAAAAAAAGCTAGGGGCTTTGTAACCGCCCTTTATGGATCAGTCAGATTTGTTGGGATTGCTTTAGGACCTACCGCATTTGGATATTTCATGGATTTTTCTGTACCCACCATTTTCGGATTATCTTCGGCACTCTGTTTCATACAAGCCATTCTATGCTTTTTCTTTTTACACGAAGGTCAGAAGAAAATTTCAGTTGCTTTCATATTCAACTTTTTCTCCATGTTTAAATTTCCAATTCAAAGAAAAAAACAAAGAGGCTGA
- a CDS encoding carbon starvation protein A, with translation MYTFIAGIILLILGYFIYGKFVERVFGIKDSRKTPAYSNQDGVDYLPLGKNKNSLIQLLNIAGVGPIFGPILGALYGPVAFLWIVLGCIFAGAVHDYLTGMISIRNRGAHLPELAGKFLGKFMKHTVNAFAILLLLLVGTVFVTAPAGLIHTLADGSIALGAIILVIFIYYIFATMLPIDKVIGRLYPIFGALLLISALGVGASLIITGAPIPELSFTNMHPDNVPIFPLLFLTISCGALSGFHATQTPIISRTTQNEKQGRRIFYGMMIAEGIIAMIWAAAGMSLFNGSAGLSEILANGGPGAVVSEVSVTMLGAIGGTMAVIGVIILPITSGDTAFRSARMIIADYFNISQKKIISRMWIAIPLFVISFVLTNIDFELLWRYFSWANQSTAVIALWVGAMYLFIARKQYYIAMIPAIFMTMATTTYILNAPIGFRLPIQASYVGAAMFTIIIIGLFYVKAIASRKTDFQLDAEDLSDNKAA, from the coding sequence ATGTATACATTCATTGCAGGAATCATCTTGCTAATTTTAGGATATTTCATTTACGGAAAATTCGTGGAAAGAGTTTTTGGTATTAAGGATTCAAGAAAAACGCCTGCCTACTCCAACCAGGATGGCGTTGATTATCTACCTTTGGGTAAAAACAAAAATTCCTTGATTCAACTATTAAACATTGCCGGGGTTGGACCAATCTTCGGACCTATTCTAGGTGCACTTTACGGCCCGGTTGCATTTTTATGGATAGTTTTAGGATGTATTTTTGCAGGGGCCGTTCATGATTACTTGACTGGAATGATATCCATCCGTAACCGCGGAGCACATTTACCTGAACTGGCTGGAAAATTCCTCGGTAAATTCATGAAACACACAGTTAACGCATTTGCCATTTTGCTATTGCTTTTAGTTGGAACCGTTTTCGTCACTGCTCCGGCAGGTTTGATCCATACATTGGCTGATGGAAGCATTGCACTAGGTGCCATTATCTTAGTTATCTTCATCTATTATATTTTTGCTACCATGTTGCCAATTGACAAGGTGATCGGTCGCTTGTATCCGATCTTCGGAGCACTATTGTTAATCAGTGCATTAGGTGTAGGGGCATCCCTTATCATTACAGGGGCACCTATCCCTGAATTAAGTTTTACAAACATGCACCCTGATAATGTGCCTATCTTCCCATTATTGTTCTTGACTATTTCTTGTGGAGCACTTTCAGGCTTCCATGCAACACAAACGCCAATCATTTCCAGAACGACACAAAATGAAAAACAAGGCCGACGCATCTTCTACGGTATGATGATTGCAGAAGGTATCATTGCCATGATCTGGGCTGCAGCAGGAATGAGCCTGTTCAATGGCTCCGCAGGCCTTAGTGAGATCTTGGCAAACGGGGGACCTGGTGCAGTTGTAAGTGAAGTATCCGTTACTATGCTTGGTGCAATTGGTGGTACCATGGCTGTCATCGGAGTTATTATCCTGCCTATCACATCAGGCGATACTGCTTTCCGTAGTGCCCGTATGATTATTGCAGATTATTTCAACATTTCTCAAAAGAAGATTATCAGCCGTATGTGGATAGCCATCCCGCTTTTTGTTATCTCATTTGTATTAACGAATATAGATTTTGAATTACTCTGGAGATATTTCTCCTGGGCTAACCAATCCACTGCCGTCATTGCCTTATGGGTAGGAGCAATGTATCTCTTCATTGCACGAAAACAATACTATATTGCCATGATTCCTGCCATATTCATGACGATGGCAACAACCACTTATATCTTGAATGCACCAATCGGTTTCCGATTGCCGATACAAGCATCATATGTTGGTGCTGCTATGTTTACGATTATTATCATTGGGCTATTCTATGTTAAAGCCATTGCTTCTCGCAAAACGGATTTTCAACTGGATGCTGAAGACCTTTCAGACAACAAAGCTGCATAA
- a CDS encoding YpmS family protein: MVKRVINWKTAFMGLLILNILIAGAAILMVFLPKHTNFKLNGDGDERKRVAFNIQSDKNDLNELIRYYLEKETKRPLNYEVRLTDRVELRGEMKVFERDIPLTMTFIPEVQENGDVALKQDSMSIGRLQVPVSMVLKYVADNYPLPSWVKIIPNEQSIYVALQELELQSDTKVEFTKFDVENNDIRFRLLVPVED; this comes from the coding sequence ATGGTGAAAAGAGTAATCAATTGGAAAACAGCTTTTATGGGCTTGCTAATATTAAATATTTTGATAGCTGGAGCAGCTATCTTAATGGTTTTTTTGCCCAAACACACAAATTTCAAACTTAATGGTGATGGGGATGAGCGTAAAAGGGTGGCATTTAACATCCAATCGGACAAAAATGACTTAAATGAACTTATTCGTTACTATCTAGAAAAAGAAACCAAAAGACCATTGAATTACGAAGTAAGATTGACTGATCGAGTGGAACTACGCGGGGAAATGAAGGTATTTGAAAGGGACATTCCTCTGACGATGACTTTCATACCTGAAGTCCAGGAAAATGGGGATGTAGCTCTAAAGCAGGATTCCATGTCCATTGGAAGGTTACAAGTGCCGGTTTCCATGGTACTTAAATATGTTGCGGATAACTATCCTTTACCATCTTGGGTTAAAATCATCCCGAATGAACAAAGCATTTATGTAGCTCTGCAGGAATTGGAGCTGCAAAGTGATACGAAGGTAGAATTCACTAAATTTGATGTGGAAAACAATGATATAAGGTTCAGGTTGTTGGTTCCTGTCGAGGACTAA
- a CDS encoding alpha/beta hydrolase, producing MAEFESTINSDVSLFYEDKGVGQTVVLLHGFCGSHAYWKYVMDGIATYYRVIAIDLRGHGHSAVSEEPFTIDDMAEDVKLLMDKLEIERATIIGHSLGGYIALSFAERYDNLLEGIGLIHSTSYPDSEEGKIGRDKAKENIQQNGIEEFIDELAKKLFAPQNMEHFKGEVEFTKTIGRSTKIHGAIGALEAMKNREDKTQFLKGYNKPVLLLAGQKDQIIPQENTFVSEGDHVTQILLENSGHMGMLEEPKAFINALNTFLTDIKQ from the coding sequence ATGGCAGAGTTTGAAAGTACCATAAATAGTGATGTGTCTTTGTTTTATGAAGATAAAGGAGTTGGCCAAACGGTGGTTCTTCTGCATGGATTCTGCGGGTCTCATGCATATTGGAAGTATGTGATGGATGGAATAGCCACTTATTATCGAGTTATTGCCATTGATTTAAGAGGTCATGGTCACTCAGCAGTCTCGGAAGAACCCTTTACCATAGATGATATGGCTGAGGATGTAAAACTTCTAATGGACAAATTGGAGATTGAACGGGCAACCATAATCGGTCATTCTCTAGGTGGTTATATCGCTCTTTCATTTGCAGAACGATATGATAATCTGTTGGAAGGGATCGGGCTTATCCATTCCACTTCCTATCCTGACTCAGAGGAAGGGAAAATAGGAAGGGATAAAGCGAAGGAAAACATCCAGCAGAATGGGATCGAAGAATTTATTGATGAATTAGCCAAAAAGCTGTTTGCACCTCAAAACATGGAGCACTTTAAGGGAGAAGTGGAATTTACAAAAACCATTGGACGTTCTACCAAAATTCATGGCGCAATCGGCGCGCTGGAAGCTATGAAAAACAGAGAAGATAAAACACAATTTCTTAAAGGATATAACAAGCCTGTGTTACTCCTTGCTGGTCAAAAAGACCAAATAATTCCACAGGAAAATACTTTTGTATCAGAAGGTGACCATGTCACGCAGATCCTTCTTGAGAATTCAGGTCACATGGGGATGCTCGAAGAACCCAAAGCTTTTATAAACGCACTAAACACTTTCCTCACAGATATAAAACAATAA
- a CDS encoding DUF4397 domain-containing protein gives MSNEEHYYRAAQYQLLADYFKYLDPEKHIHFYKMHYFHLHKWLHNEAILKGERRNTDPYAKVRFKHASPESPSLDIFMDKEVVWRDLRYKNSSVYVETKQMDIQISVYKSGSTESPLQTGTIQLIPDSSYTLAIAGSGDNLQLIMIEDDPSVPQSEAKLRFWHLSPSAPAVDIAVKKGDVVFSDISFTELSEYLGLTPMTVDLEVRLAGTKDVVLPLNRVSLKPDLAYTIIAIGSNGLETIFLVP, from the coding sequence ATGTCTAATGAAGAACATTATTACCGTGCTGCTCAATACCAGCTACTTGCTGACTACTTCAAATATCTCGACCCGGAAAAACATATCCACTTTTATAAGATGCACTATTTCCATCTTCACAAATGGTTACACAATGAAGCGATTTTAAAAGGGGAAAGAAGAAATACAGATCCTTATGCTAAGGTTAGGTTTAAACATGCATCACCCGAATCACCATCTTTAGATATTTTTATGGATAAGGAGGTTGTTTGGCGAGATCTCCGTTATAAAAATAGCAGTGTATATGTAGAGACGAAACAGATGGACATTCAAATATCCGTGTATAAAAGTGGTTCTACTGAATCTCCCCTTCAAACTGGTACGATTCAGCTAATTCCAGATAGCAGTTACACTTTAGCAATAGCTGGCTCAGGGGATAATCTTCAATTAATTATGATAGAAGATGACCCTTCTGTTCCCCAAAGCGAGGCAAAATTACGTTTCTGGCACTTGTCTCCAAGCGCTCCTGCTGTAGATATCGCCGTTAAAAAAGGCGATGTAGTGTTTTCTGACATCTCCTTCACAGAGCTTTCAGAGTATCTAGGCCTCACACCGATGACCGTTGACTTGGAAGTAAGACTTGCAGGGACAAAGGATGTCGTCCTACCACTGAATCGTGTTAGCTTAAAACCGGACCTTGCTTATACCATCATTGCAATTGGAAGCAATGGCTTAGAAACTATTTTTTTAGTTCCCTAA
- a CDS encoding DNA alkylation repair protein, whose product MTSPYLCPNCKTNRSRFNIIEQVAKSVKLNPQSGEVVEEYTSGNMDPFHIPYKGPSHKIQCATCGQVDEEITFIKHAELQKG is encoded by the coding sequence ATGACATCCCCTTATTTATGTCCAAATTGTAAAACAAACCGCTCACGTTTCAACATCATTGAACAGGTAGCAAAATCCGTTAAGTTGAATCCGCAATCAGGTGAAGTGGTGGAAGAATACACATCCGGAAACATGGATCCTTTCCATATTCCTTATAAAGGACCTTCACACAAAATCCAGTGTGCCACTTGCGGACAGGTTGATGAAGAAATAACCTTTATTAAACATGCTGAATTGCAAAAAGGATAA
- a CDS encoding SCO family protein, translated as MVIIGLCAVILAACSGNSEIPDTTNWELADFQFINQENEQVGLEDLKGEITVANLIFTNCTTVCSPMTANMARLQRMAEEEKLDVQFLSFSVDPEVDNPEVLKEFGGNFQADFTNWNFLTGYSQKEIEKFGQENFKTIVAKPKNGGEVVHGTSFYLIDQEGTIIKNYNGLDVPYEEILEHIEILQQQQ; from the coding sequence ATAGTAATAATTGGTCTTTGCGCTGTAATACTTGCAGCATGCAGTGGCAATTCGGAAATACCGGATACAACAAACTGGGAACTAGCAGACTTTCAATTTATAAACCAAGAAAACGAACAGGTTGGGTTGGAGGACTTGAAGGGTGAGATTACAGTAGCCAATCTTATTTTTACGAATTGCACCACAGTTTGTTCCCCAATGACTGCCAATATGGCAAGGCTACAACGGATGGCTGAAGAAGAAAAACTGGATGTCCAATTTTTATCCTTTTCGGTCGACCCTGAAGTTGATAATCCCGAAGTCCTGAAGGAGTTTGGAGGGAACTTTCAAGCAGATTTCACGAATTGGAACTTCCTTACAGGTTATTCTCAAAAAGAGATAGAAAAGTTTGGCCAGGAGAACTTCAAAACAATCGTAGCTAAACCAAAAAACGGTGGGGAAGTTGTCCATGGAACAAGTTTTTACTTAATCGATCAAGAAGGAACTATCATAAAAAATTACAATGGACTTGATGTCCCTTATGAAGAAATACTTGAACATATCGAAATCCTTCAACAACAACAATAG
- a CDS encoding YjcZ family sporulation protein, translated as MGGSGYGSGFALIVVLFILLVIVGAGVLHY; from the coding sequence ATGGGTGGTTCTGGTTATGGATCAGGATTCGCGTTAATAGTTGTTCTGTTTATTTTACTGGTGATTGTTGGTGCTGGGGTACTTCACTACTAA
- a CDS encoding SGNH/GDSL hydrolase family protein has translation MNKFWKIALLGFLVISMVSCSSENSSSYVLEKAKERRVSQNEKQLFRDFFKREETGENQNKIINIEEKEEVTEEFFDRSFKLVFFGDSLTQGVGDKSENGGFTSRVQEFYESRPYIENASVTNLGVRGNRTNHLLKRLEDPEVQEALSEADVIFMTVGGNDLMKVIRENFLDLNFSLFDKEQKLYAERLDSVLGEIRKHNDSSRIYIVGLFNPFYQFFQEIEEMNEVVTNWNATTISVLDEYPNTAYVPIQDIFIDPEENLLDDDQFHPNEKGYQLIGNNIIEEIKRFNEESTTDEMLEEE, from the coding sequence ATGAATAAATTTTGGAAAATTGCCCTATTGGGCTTCCTGGTAATTAGTATGGTTAGTTGCTCTTCAGAAAATTCATCCAGTTATGTGCTGGAAAAAGCGAAAGAGCGCAGAGTGAGTCAAAACGAAAAACAGCTTTTTAGAGATTTTTTTAAAAGAGAAGAAACTGGGGAAAATCAGAATAAAATCATAAACATTGAAGAAAAAGAAGAGGTAACGGAGGAATTTTTTGATCGTTCCTTCAAGTTGGTGTTTTTCGGCGACTCCCTGACCCAAGGGGTAGGCGATAAGTCCGAAAATGGAGGCTTTACCTCAAGAGTGCAGGAATTTTATGAGAGCAGACCGTATATTGAAAATGCAAGTGTCACCAACCTCGGAGTAAGAGGGAACCGAACCAATCATCTGTTAAAAAGATTGGAGGATCCTGAAGTCCAGGAGGCATTGTCAGAGGCTGATGTAATTTTTATGACTGTTGGTGGAAATGACCTGATGAAGGTCATAAGAGAAAACTTTCTAGACTTGAACTTTTCTCTTTTTGATAAAGAACAGAAACTATACGCGGAAAGGCTTGACAGTGTTCTTGGAGAGATTAGAAAACACAACGATAGCAGTAGGATATATATTGTGGGTCTGTTCAACCCGTTTTACCAATTCTTTCAAGAGATAGAGGAGATGAATGAGGTTGTTACCAACTGGAATGCAACCACAATTTCGGTTTTAGATGAATATCCAAACACCGCTTATGTACCGATCCAAGATATATTCATTGATCCAGAAGAGAATCTGCTGGACGATGACCAGTTTCATCCTAATGAAAAAGGGTATCAATTAATAGGAAATAATATTATCGAAGAAATAAAACGTTTCAATGAAGAAAGTACGACGGATGAAATGTTAGAAGAAGAATAG